The Solea solea chromosome 19, fSolSol10.1, whole genome shotgun sequence genome has a window encoding:
- the LOC131445990 gene encoding syntaxin-2-like, which produces MTNLAEKRRNMEDFFTTVAEVKSLIEKISSQAEEVERSHSVVLSAPNHDRRNTEKLEQLNSEIKRSADLVRAKLKSMQKNLSAEKNGKSFSVIQRIETNQHSHLTRWFAETMRGYHNAQLSFRDKCKAQIQRQLEIVGKVTTDEELEVMLHRDSLTIFISNISCDVQISSQALSEIESRHQDIVCLEWSIKELHEIFIDTAMLLESQGDLINNIEKNVSSAVDYVDMSKEETNKAVTYKKNPYKIASLPSFLKPFKRQTSFKTAMDQNPSNSNHN; this is translated from the exons ATGACGAACCTAGCAGAGAAAAGGCGCAATATGGAGGATTTTTTCACAACG GTGGCAGAGGTGAAAAGCCTCATTGAGAAGATCTCCAGCcaagcagaggaggtggagagaagTCACAGCGTCGTCCTCTCTGCTCCAAACCACGACAGGA GGAATACAGAAAAGCTGGAGCAGCTGAACAGCGAGATCAAGAGGAGCGCTGACCTAGTCCGAGCCAAGTTAAAAT caATGCAGAAAAATTTGTCTGCGGAAAAGAACGGTAAAAGTTTCTCGGTAATCCAGCGAATAGAGACGAACCAG CACTCACACCTGACTCGCTGGTTTGCAGAAACCATGCGTGGCTACCACAACGCACAATTATCCTTCAGAGACAAATGCAAAGCTCAAATTCAGAGACAACTGGAGATTG tggGAAAAGTGACAACAGATGAAGAGTTGGAGGTGATGCTACACCGTGACAGTCTTACCATCTTCATATCTAAT ATCAGCTGTGATGTTCAGATTTCGAGCCAAGCTCTGAGTGAGATTGAATCTCGTCATCAGGACATTGTGTGCTTGGAGTGGAGCATCAAAGAGCTGCATGAAATATTCATTGATACTGCCATGCTGTTAGAGAGTCAG GGGGATTTGATCAACAACATAGAAAAGAATGTGAGCAGTGCCGTGGACTATGTTGACATGTCCAAAGAAGAGACGAATAAAGCCGTCACGTACAAGAAAAACCCATATAAGATCGCATCTCTTCCAAGCTTCTTAAAACCCTTCAAGAGGCAAACATCTTTTAAAACTGCTATGGACCAAAACCCCTCAAACTCCAATCATAATTGA
- the pgam2 gene encoding phosphoglycerate mutase 2 translates to MTAVHRLVIVRHGESSWNQENRFCGWFDADLSEKGLGEATRGAQAIKEAGIKFDVCYTSVLKRAIKTLWTIMEGTDQMWLPVIRTWRLNERHYGGLTGLNKAETAEKHGEEQVKIWRRSFDIPPPPMDKDHPYHKIISESRRYKGLKAGELPTCESLKDTIARALPFWNDVIAPEIKAGKNVIIAAHGNSLRGIVKHLEGMSDAAIMELNLPTGIPIVYELDANLKPVKPMSFLGDEETVKKAMEAVAAQGKVKK, encoded by the exons ATGACTGCCGTACATCGTTTGGTTATCGTCCGCCATGGCGAGAGCTCCTGGAACCAGGAGAACCGCTTCTGTGGCTGGTTTGATGCTGACCTCAGTGAGAAGGGCCTGGGGGAGGCCACACGCGGGGCCCAGGCCATCAAGGAAGCCGGCATAAAGTTTGATGTGTGCTACACCTCAGTGCTGAAACGTGCCATCAAGACCCTGTGGACCATCATGGAGGGCACAGACCAGATGTGGCTGCCCGTGATCCGTACCTGGCGCCTGAACGAGCGCCACTACGGAGGCCTCACTGGCCTCAACAAGGCCGAGACAGCTGAGAAGCACGGTGAGGAGCAGGTGAAGATCTGGCGCCGCTCATTTGACATCCCACCTCCACCCATGGACAAGGACCACCCTTACCACAAAATCATCAGCGAG TCCCGACGCTACAAGGGCCTGAAAGCCGGTGAGCTGCCTACCTGCGAGTCACTGAAGGACACCATCGCCCGTGCCCTGCCATTCTGGAATGACGTCATTGCCCCCGAAATCAAAGCTGGCAAGAACGTAATCATCGCTGCCCATGGCAACAGCCTCCGCGGCATCGTCAAGCACTTAGAGG GTATGTCTGATGCAGCCATCATGGAGCTGAACCTGCCCACAGGAATCCCAATTGTTTACGAGTTGGACGCAAACCTGAAGCCTGTGAAGCCCATGTCTTTCCTCGGCGACGAAGAAACCGTAAAGAAGGCCATGGAGGCCGTGGCTGCCCAGGGCAAAGTCAAGAAGTAA